The Candidatus Nitrosocosmicus franklandus genome contains a region encoding:
- a CDS encoding DUF308 domain-containing protein — MVIIIASIVIIYPTFTFIFVVFLVGFALMFDGVSRVIKEINNKHEEKSRSRAFT, encoded by the coding sequence TTGGTAATTATAATAGCAAGTATAGTTATAATCTATCCAACATTTACATTTATTTTTGTAGTCTTTTTAGTAGGTTTTGCTTTGATGTTTGATGGCGTATCAAGAGTAATCAAAGAGATTAATAACAAACATGAGGAAAAATCACGGTCTAGGGCTTTTACATAG
- a CDS encoding DUF308 domain-containing protein — protein sequence MKNSIKTPNWFRFLQVGLGILVVILAILITINPIAGFISIVLFLGIILLIIGIEQLLSGYFIREDLAFLAQV from the coding sequence TTGAAAAACTCGATAAAAACGCCCAACTGGTTTAGATTTCTACAGGTTGGTCTAGGTATCCTTGTAGTCATATTGGCTATTCTAATAACAATCAACCCAATTGCAGGTTTTATTTCCATTGTATTGTTTTTAGGAATAATATTACTAATAATTGGAATCGAACAGTTGCTATCGGGTTATTTTATCAGGGAAGATCTCGCCTTTCTAGCACAGGTTTGA
- a CDS encoding chorismate mutase: MTIYECNCLGDIRANIDLIDGKIVSLLVQRGKYVMQAAKYKKNITEVEDQARIKNIITKVRGYAKQMDFDPNTIEQIYRYLIQVYIQLEKEAFTNLK, translated from the coding sequence TTGACAATATACGAATGCAATTGTCTGGGAGATATCAGAGCGAACATCGACTTGATTGATGGGAAAATTGTTTCACTACTAGTACAGAGAGGCAAATATGTTATGCAAGCAGCAAAGTACAAGAAAAATATCACAGAGGTTGAAGATCAGGCAAGAATTAAAAACATAATTACAAAAGTCAGGGGTTATGCAAAGCAAATGGATTTTGATCCAAACACTATTGAACAAATTTATAGATATTTGATTCAAGTTTATATTCAATTAGAAAAGGAGGCCTTTACAAATTTGAAATGA
- a CDS encoding aminotransferase class I/II-fold pyridoxal phosphate-dependent enzyme, translating into MRVSDRISRVEYAIRDVMLHAREYQKTGKEIMYLNIGDPVAFDFKTPKHIKMALADALNADNDYYTDSEGWPELRKSVVNKEKGKKGLELTPEDVLITNGVSEGLDMVMGSIVEDGDQVLLPGPYYPPYSSYAKFYGGTITEFKIYDDGTPDLDDIRKKITHKSKAICIINPNNPTGEVFSSKSLKSIVDIAAENELYIICDEIYDEIFFEESFSGIGRMAKDAPVVLLNGFSKTYLMTGLRCGYVCMNNNSRQLDPLRQNIFKLARVRIASNFPVQIAANAALNGPQDHLPIMVNKLRYRRDLVYNRLNDIEGLECIKPKGAFYMFPKIDLKDKWKNDLEFVIELLNSTGVLTVHGSGFGSMGSGHFRIVYLPQEDILNKSMDKIEQFVKNKNKDL; encoded by the coding sequence ATGAGAGTCTCTGATAGGATTAGTCGTGTTGAATATGCAATTAGAGACGTGATGCTTCATGCAAGAGAGTATCAAAAAACAGGTAAAGAAATAATGTATCTAAACATTGGCGATCCTGTCGCTTTTGATTTCAAAACTCCTAAGCACATAAAGATGGCATTGGCTGATGCACTGAATGCGGATAATGATTATTATACCGATTCTGAAGGTTGGCCTGAACTTAGAAAATCTGTCGTAAACAAAGAAAAAGGGAAGAAGGGACTCGAATTGACTCCTGAGGATGTCTTGATTACTAATGGTGTTTCCGAGGGCTTAGATATGGTTATGGGATCTATAGTTGAGGATGGCGATCAAGTCCTTTTGCCAGGTCCTTATTACCCTCCATATTCTTCATATGCCAAGTTTTATGGTGGAACCATTACCGAATTCAAAATTTATGATGATGGTACTCCGGATCTAGATGATATAAGAAAAAAAATCACTCATAAATCTAAGGCTATCTGCATCATAAATCCTAATAATCCAACAGGTGAGGTTTTTAGCTCAAAGAGTTTAAAATCCATAGTTGACATTGCGGCAGAAAATGAGTTGTATATCATTTGTGACGAGATTTATGATGAGATATTTTTCGAAGAGAGCTTTAGTGGGATAGGCCGTATGGCAAAAGACGCGCCGGTTGTACTTTTAAACGGTTTCTCAAAGACATATCTGATGACGGGATTAAGATGTGGTTACGTTTGTATGAATAATAATTCACGACAACTCGATCCTTTAAGACAGAATATTTTCAAGCTTGCCCGAGTTAGGATTGCTTCTAACTTTCCAGTCCAAATTGCTGCAAATGCCGCATTAAATGGTCCTCAAGATCACCTCCCGATCATGGTAAATAAGTTAAGATATAGGCGAGATTTAGTGTATAATCGTTTAAATGATATTGAAGGGTTGGAATGTATCAAGCCAAAGGGTGCATTTTACATGTTTCCAAAGATTGATCTTAAAGATAAATGGAAGAATGACTTGGAGTTTGTAATTGAGTTGTTGAATTCAACAGGAGTATTAACAGTACACGGATCAGGATTTGGTAGCATGGGATCGGGGCACTTTAGGATCGTTTACCTGCCGCAAGAAGACATATTAAATAAATCAATGGACAAGATTGAACAATTCGTAAAGAATAAAAATAAAGATTTGTAG
- the npdG gene encoding NADPH-dependent F420 reductase, whose amino-acid sequence MKIGIIGGTGGMGEGFALRWCVNHDILLGSRDRQKAQLVAENHINNINNNSFSKKITGSIKGDDNLSVAKESDILILSIPYENIESTCKDIGNIIKDSCIVVSPIVPMSRNQDGFYYIPFVDGKKSAGVLVAENLPNCNKVISAFHTISEVKLKNIKDSLNADTFICTDNKESLQILNNLIAEIEGLRSVYLGPLSLSYQAEVMTPMILNASKQNKLKHPGIKLV is encoded by the coding sequence ATGAAAATTGGAATAATTGGCGGAACAGGCGGAATGGGCGAAGGCTTTGCATTAAGATGGTGTGTCAATCACGACATTTTATTAGGTTCAAGAGATAGGCAAAAAGCACAGCTGGTCGCCGAAAATCATATAAATAATATAAACAATAACAGTTTTTCAAAGAAAATAACTGGCAGTATTAAGGGCGATGATAACTTATCAGTTGCCAAAGAGAGTGATATATTGATTCTTTCCATACCGTATGAAAATATTGAATCTACTTGTAAGGATATTGGGAACATCATAAAGGATAGCTGTATTGTCGTGTCACCCATTGTACCAATGAGTAGAAACCAAGATGGATTTTACTATATCCCATTTGTGGATGGAAAAAAATCAGCAGGTGTTCTAGTAGCTGAGAATCTTCCAAATTGTAATAAGGTGATATCTGCATTTCACACCATTTCAGAGGTAAAGCTCAAAAACATTAAAGATTCATTGAATGCTGATACCTTTATTTGTACAGACAACAAGGAATCACTGCAAATTCTTAATAATCTAATAGCTGAAATAGAAGGCCTTAGATCGGTATATCTCGGACCTTTATCGTTATCTTATCAGGCTGAAGTCATGACTCCAATGATTCTTAATGCGTCTAAACAAAACAAATTAAAACATCCAGGCATCAAATTAGTATAA